Proteins encoded by one window of Streptomyces sp. ALI-76-A:
- a CDS encoding ABC transporter ATP-binding protein: MSATDTRVVPATLRTASGGEATRWVAAHCREVPWLTAATVLTTVAGAALQVLPVLLLGRVVDGVVEGESRSILVTVGVLMVSAALLGAAATAVSTYLIGRLGADLLARLREGAVRAVLGMPSARIEQVGRGDVLSRVGDDVAVISKGIRTAVPTVFSAGVLVAIATAGMFGLDWRLGLAGAGALPAYALALRWYLPRSAPLYRKQRVAQGDRAQALMSGLNGIDTVRAYRLEEAFREKVTRESWRVRELGIEVFRFFGRFVGRENRAEFIGLVLIIVVGYALLEADAASLGEVSAAPLLFHRLFTPLGSIMFTFDEAQKSGASLTRLVGVLGEAAEDRLVGDASVAAADAAPYAVTVQGLTFRYPGADEPVLREVDLTIPAGGSLALVGATGAGKTTLAALIAGIGTPQAGSVRVGTTDLAGLDEAGARALVSILTQETHVFSGTLADDLRLAAPEATDAELRDALRTVGADRWVDALPDGLHTPVGEGGERLDVTKVAQVALARLVLARSPVVVLDESTAEAGSEGAAELERAVLAACAGRTTLFVAHRLTQAMAADRIAVLDAGRVVEQGTHEELVALGGRYARLWQAWREGS, from the coding sequence GTGAGCGCCACTGACACGCGTGTCGTCCCGGCGACCCTGCGGACGGCGAGCGGAGGCGAGGCCACCCGATGGGTCGCGGCGCACTGCCGCGAGGTGCCGTGGCTGACGGCGGCCACCGTGCTCACCACGGTGGCCGGGGCGGCGCTCCAGGTGCTCCCGGTGCTGCTGCTGGGCCGGGTGGTCGACGGGGTGGTCGAGGGCGAGTCGCGCTCGATCCTGGTCACCGTCGGGGTGCTGATGGTGTCCGCCGCGCTGCTCGGCGCGGCGGCCACCGCGGTGTCGACGTACCTGATCGGACGGCTGGGCGCGGATCTGCTCGCCCGGCTGCGCGAAGGTGCCGTCCGGGCGGTGCTGGGCATGCCGAGCGCACGGATCGAACAGGTCGGCCGGGGAGACGTACTGTCCAGGGTCGGTGACGACGTGGCCGTCATCTCCAAGGGCATCCGGACGGCCGTCCCCACGGTGTTCTCGGCGGGAGTCCTGGTCGCCATCGCCACGGCCGGAATGTTCGGACTGGACTGGCGCCTCGGCCTGGCCGGCGCCGGCGCGCTGCCCGCGTACGCGCTGGCCCTGCGCTGGTACCTCCCCAGGTCCGCGCCGCTCTACCGGAAGCAGCGAGTGGCTCAGGGAGACCGGGCGCAGGCGCTGATGAGCGGGCTGAACGGGATCGACACGGTGCGGGCGTACCGCCTCGAGGAGGCCTTCCGCGAGAAGGTCACCCGTGAGTCGTGGCGGGTGCGCGAACTCGGTATCGAGGTGTTCCGGTTCTTCGGCCGGTTCGTCGGCCGGGAGAACCGCGCCGAGTTCATCGGGCTGGTCCTGATCATCGTGGTGGGGTACGCCCTGCTGGAGGCCGACGCCGCCAGCCTGGGCGAGGTGTCGGCGGCGCCGCTGCTGTTCCACCGGCTGTTCACCCCGCTGGGATCCATCATGTTCACCTTCGACGAGGCCCAGAAGTCGGGCGCCAGCCTGACCCGGCTGGTCGGCGTACTGGGGGAGGCCGCGGAGGACCGGCTGGTGGGCGACGCGTCCGTCGCGGCGGCGGACGCGGCACCGTACGCGGTGACCGTGCAAGGGCTGACGTTCCGTTACCCCGGCGCCGACGAGCCGGTCCTGCGGGAGGTCGACCTGACCATCCCGGCCGGCGGCTCGCTCGCGCTGGTGGGGGCGACCGGGGCGGGCAAGACGACGCTGGCCGCGCTGATCGCGGGCATCGGCACCCCGCAGGCCGGATCGGTGCGTGTCGGGACGACCGACCTCGCCGGTCTGGACGAGGCCGGGGCGCGGGCCCTGGTGAGCATCCTGACGCAGGAGACCCATGTGTTCTCCGGGACGCTCGCCGACGACCTGCGGCTGGCCGCGCCGGAGGCGACCGACGCCGAACTGAGGGACGCGCTGCGCACGGTGGGCGCCGACCGGTGGGTCGACGCGCTGCCCGACGGGCTGCACACCCCGGTCGGGGAGGGCGGCGAGCGCCTGGACGTCACCAAGGTCGCCCAGGTCGCCCTGGCCCGGCTGGTGCTGGCCCGGTCACCGGTGGTGGTGCTCGACGAGTCCACCGCGGAGGCGGGCAGCGAGGGCGCCGCCGAGCTGGAGCGGGCCGTGCTGGCCGCGTGTGCGGGCCGCACCACGCTGTTCGTGGCGCACCGGCTGACCCAGGCGATGGCGGCGGACCGGATCGCCGTGCTGGACGCGGGACGGGTGGTGGAGCAGGGAACGCACGAGGAGCTGGTGGCTCTGGGCGGCCGGTACGCACGGCTGTGGCAGGCCTGGCGAGAGGGCAGTTGA
- a CDS encoding iron-siderophore ABC transporter substrate-binding protein, protein MLLHRMTFKGSRRRLAAVLSAATLGVGLLAGCGSDSSSDSDKAGDSTTPAAAGAFPVTVEHAFGSTKVTEAPQRVVSVGYTDDQTILAFGIKPVGMVDQYPNPPGKTPDINTQWPWVKDEWGDTKPEVIMKNGDTGPNYEKIAALRPDLIIAVYSEIDQAAYDKLSKIAPTVGRTKAEKEPFSAPWQDNALHIAKALGKAEEGEKMVADIQGQLDAAKKAHPAFADQKAVVLSWYEDSVAPFTSTDVRGRLVTGIGFGYQTEIDKVADGSFYTKLSPERIDLIDVDRIFVINDKADTEALKKFKLFTNLDAVKKGNVSYLLDSEGPAVGAAISQGTLLSMPYAIDELVKSAE, encoded by the coding sequence ATGCTCCTCCATCGAATGACGTTCAAGGGATCCCGGCGGCGATTGGCGGCGGTCCTGTCCGCCGCGACCCTCGGCGTCGGCCTCCTCGCCGGATGCGGTTCCGACTCGTCGTCCGACTCGGACAAGGCAGGCGACAGCACCACGCCCGCCGCCGCCGGCGCGTTCCCGGTCACCGTGGAGCACGCGTTCGGATCCACCAAGGTCACCGAGGCGCCCCAGCGGGTCGTCTCCGTCGGCTACACGGACGACCAGACCATCCTGGCGTTCGGCATCAAGCCGGTCGGCATGGTCGACCAGTACCCGAACCCGCCGGGCAAGACCCCCGACATCAACACCCAGTGGCCCTGGGTGAAGGACGAGTGGGGCGACACCAAGCCCGAGGTCATCATGAAGAACGGTGACACCGGCCCCAACTACGAGAAGATCGCCGCCCTGCGCCCGGACCTGATCATCGCGGTCTACTCCGAGATCGACCAGGCCGCCTACGACAAGCTCTCCAAGATCGCCCCCACGGTGGGCCGTACCAAGGCCGAGAAGGAGCCGTTCAGCGCGCCCTGGCAGGACAACGCCCTGCACATCGCCAAGGCCCTCGGCAAGGCCGAGGAGGGCGAGAAGATGGTGGCGGACATCCAGGGGCAGCTCGACGCGGCCAAGAAGGCGCACCCCGCGTTCGCGGACCAGAAGGCCGTCGTGCTGTCCTGGTACGAGGACTCCGTGGCGCCGTTCACCTCCACCGACGTGCGCGGACGGCTGGTGACGGGGATCGGCTTCGGCTACCAGACCGAGATCGACAAGGTCGCGGACGGCAGCTTCTACACCAAGCTCTCCCCGGAGCGCATCGACCTGATCGACGTCGACCGCATCTTCGTCATCAACGACAAGGCGGACACGGAAGCGCTCAAGAAGTTCAAGCTGTTCACCAACCTGGACGCCGTGAAGAAGGGCAACGTGTCGTACCTGCTGGACAGTGAGGGCCCGGCGGTCGGCGCGGCCATCTCGCAGGGCACCCTGCTGTCGATGCCGTACGCCATCGACGAGCTCGTCAAGTCGGCCGAGTAG
- a CDS encoding ABC transporter ATP-binding protein, which yields MVAQSITEPEPGVDSASRLAARGVTVGYGGRIVIDGLDVAIPPGVITTVIGPNGCGKSTLLRTLSRLLKPTRGTVVLDGDDIVKLRTRDVAKKLGLLPQAPVAPEGLTVSDLVARGRHPHQSWLRQWSSDDVAVVERALAMTGVSDLADRPVDSLSGGQRQRVWISMTLAQGTDLLLLDEPTTYLDLAHAIDVLDLVDDLHESGCTVVMVLHDLNLATRYSDNLVVMREGSILAQGHPRDVITAELLHEAFGLRAKVIDDPVGDRPLIVPIGRTHVQLG from the coding sequence GTGGTCGCTCAGTCCATCACCGAGCCCGAGCCCGGGGTTGATAGCGCGTCACGGCTGGCGGCCAGGGGGGTCACGGTCGGGTACGGCGGCCGGATCGTCATCGACGGTCTCGACGTGGCGATCCCGCCCGGGGTGATCACCACGGTCATCGGCCCCAACGGGTGCGGGAAATCAACCCTGTTGCGCACCCTGTCACGCCTGCTCAAGCCGACCAGGGGGACGGTCGTGCTGGACGGTGACGACATCGTCAAGCTCAGGACCAGGGATGTGGCGAAGAAGCTCGGCCTGCTGCCGCAGGCGCCGGTCGCGCCGGAGGGGCTGACGGTGTCCGACCTGGTCGCCAGGGGCCGCCACCCGCACCAGAGCTGGCTGCGGCAGTGGTCGTCGGACGATGTCGCCGTCGTGGAGCGCGCGTTGGCCATGACCGGGGTGTCCGACCTGGCGGACCGTCCGGTCGACTCGCTGTCCGGCGGACAGCGGCAGCGCGTGTGGATCTCGATGACCCTGGCCCAGGGCACCGACCTGCTGCTCCTCGACGAGCCGACCACCTACCTGGACCTGGCGCACGCGATCGACGTGCTCGACCTGGTGGACGACCTGCACGAGTCCGGGTGCACCGTGGTCATGGTGCTGCACGACCTCAACCTGGCCACGCGCTACAGCGACAACCTGGTGGTGATGAGGGAGGGGTCGATCCTGGCGCAGGGCCATCCGCGTGACGTGATCACCGCCGAGCTGCTCCACGAGGCGTTCGGGCTGCGCGCCAAGGTGATCGACGACCCGGTCGGCGACCGGCCGCTCATCGTGCCGATCGGTCGCACGCACGTCCAACTCGGCTAG
- a CDS encoding iron ABC transporter permease, translating into MNGTDVKPDGTDAKPSVAPGVRLGQVSFVWRPWMVSVTLLLAAAAFLLFCLSIGVGDFPIGLPQVIATIFGRGEPVDEFVIMDLRMPRALAGLVVGIALGVSGAITQSIARNPLASPDILGITGGAGAVSVFLVTVSGGTSAAVVNAVGLSGAALAGGLGTGLLVYFLAWRRGIDGFRLILIGISVSAVMEAITTWLLVTADIRDVAQAQAWLVGSLDNRSWDEVWVALWCSLALLVVVSCAAFQFKPLHFGDEVAAGLGVRYSVVRAVLLLCAVLLAAVAVSAAGPVPFVALVAPQVAMRLARCPTPPMVASGVVGALLLIGADLVARTALPISLPVGVVTAAIGGPFLVYLLVRANLR; encoded by the coding sequence ATGAACGGGACAGACGTGAAGCCGGACGGGACGGACGCGAAGCCATCGGTGGCGCCGGGCGTGCGGCTCGGCCAGGTGTCGTTCGTCTGGCGGCCCTGGATGGTGTCCGTCACGCTGCTGCTGGCGGCGGCGGCCTTCCTGCTCTTCTGCCTGTCCATCGGTGTCGGGGACTTCCCCATCGGCCTGCCCCAGGTGATCGCCACGATCTTCGGCCGGGGGGAGCCGGTCGACGAGTTCGTGATCATGGACCTGCGGATGCCGCGTGCCCTGGCCGGTCTCGTCGTCGGGATCGCGCTCGGGGTGTCCGGGGCGATCACCCAGTCCATCGCCCGCAATCCGCTGGCCAGTCCGGACATCCTGGGGATCACCGGAGGCGCCGGCGCGGTCTCGGTGTTCCTGGTGACGGTGTCGGGCGGAACCTCCGCCGCGGTCGTCAACGCGGTGGGCCTGTCGGGGGCGGCGCTCGCCGGCGGTCTCGGCACGGGCCTGCTGGTGTACTTCCTGGCGTGGCGGCGGGGGATCGACGGCTTCCGGCTCATCCTGATCGGCATCTCGGTGAGCGCCGTGATGGAGGCGATCACGACCTGGCTGCTGGTCACGGCCGACATCAGGGACGTGGCCCAGGCCCAGGCGTGGCTGGTCGGTTCGCTCGACAACCGGTCGTGGGACGAGGTGTGGGTGGCGCTGTGGTGCTCGCTGGCCCTGCTGGTAGTCGTGTCCTGCGCCGCGTTCCAGTTCAAGCCCCTGCACTTCGGCGACGAGGTCGCCGCGGGCCTGGGCGTGCGGTACTCGGTGGTGCGGGCCGTCCTGCTGCTGTGCGCGGTGCTGCTGGCCGCGGTGGCGGTGAGCGCGGCCGGTCCGGTCCCGTTCGTCGCGCTGGTGGCACCGCAGGTGGCGATGCGGCTGGCGAGGTGTCCGACGCCGCCGATGGTGGCCTCCGGCGTGGTGGGAGCGCTGCTGCTGATCGGGGCGGACCTGGTGGCGCGCACGGCGCTGCCGATCAGTCTCCCGGTCGGCGTGGTCACCGCCGCGATCGGCGGGCCGTTCCTCGTCTATCTGCTGGTGCGGGCGAACCTCAGATAG
- a CDS encoding iron ABC transporter permease, which produces MGTTAVERPAPGATTEARRRRVVGLGTLLAVLVVTAAVSLAVGARALSPDEVWHGLFAAPDPDQRLTEIRLIVRTVRVPRTVLALVAGIALGVGGALIQGYTRNPIADTGLLGVNTGASFAVVSVIAVFGFTDPFQYVWFAFLGAAVAGVVVFGLASIGRGAGNPLTLALAGQGITVFLMAMTTAVALSNQASLNALRFWNAGSVAGVGFDVIWPVTAFVAAGLVLALTTLPTINLLNLGDDVARGLGANIALSRTVGIVAITLLAGAATAACGPIAFLGLMVAHVARYLTGPDYRWLVPYAGLLGAIVLLVCDIVGRLVVRPGELDAGVVVALLGAPFFAALVWRGKFKNA; this is translated from the coding sequence ATGGGCACGACTGCAGTGGAACGCCCCGCACCCGGGGCCACAACGGAGGCCCGTCGGCGGCGGGTTGTGGGGCTGGGCACGCTCCTGGCGGTCCTGGTGGTGACGGCGGCGGTGTCGTTGGCCGTCGGGGCGCGCGCGTTGAGCCCCGACGAGGTGTGGCACGGCTTGTTCGCCGCGCCGGATCCCGACCAGCGGCTCACCGAGATCAGGCTGATCGTGCGCACCGTGCGGGTGCCCCGGACGGTGCTCGCGCTCGTGGCGGGCATCGCCCTGGGGGTCGGCGGAGCGTTGATCCAGGGGTACACGCGCAACCCGATCGCCGACACCGGCCTGCTGGGCGTGAACACCGGCGCCTCGTTCGCCGTGGTGTCGGTGATCGCCGTGTTCGGGTTCACCGACCCGTTCCAGTACGTCTGGTTCGCCTTCCTGGGGGCCGCCGTCGCCGGTGTCGTCGTGTTCGGGCTGGCGAGCATCGGCCGGGGCGCCGGCAACCCGTTGACCCTCGCCCTGGCCGGGCAGGGGATCACGGTGTTCCTCATGGCGATGACCACGGCGGTCGCGCTGTCCAACCAGGCCTCGCTGAACGCGCTGCGGTTCTGGAACGCGGGCTCGGTGGCCGGTGTCGGCTTCGACGTCATCTGGCCGGTGACCGCGTTCGTCGCGGCCGGGCTGGTGCTGGCGCTCACCACGCTGCCCACCATCAACCTGCTCAACCTGGGGGACGACGTGGCGCGGGGGCTGGGCGCGAACATCGCGCTGAGCCGGACCGTCGGCATCGTCGCCATCACCCTGCTGGCGGGAGCGGCGACGGCGGCGTGCGGTCCCATCGCGTTCCTCGGCCTGATGGTGGCCCACGTGGCCCGGTACCTGACCGGACCGGACTACCGCTGGCTGGTGCCGTACGCGGGTCTGCTCGGGGCCATCGTCCTGCTGGTCTGCGACATCGTGGGGCGCCTGGTGGTGCGGCCGGGCGAGCTGGACGCGGGTGTCGTCGTCGCACTCCTCGGCGCCCCGTTCTTCGCGGCTCTCGTGTGGCGCGGAAAGTTCAAGAACGCATGA
- a CDS encoding lysine N(6)-hydroxylase/L-ornithine N(5)-oxygenase family protein, which yields MSQVLPGDVPLVHDLIGIGFGPSNVAMAIALSEHNARADGQEAVTAHFFEQQPSFGWHRGMLIDDATMQVSFLKDLVTLRNPASEFSFLCYLKSRGRLIDFINHKNLFPLRVEFHDYFEWAAAQVEDMVSYGHEVVGVAPALRDGAVEYLEVTVRSGEGLVVHRARNLVIGTGLRPLMPENVRRGDRVWHNSELLRRVDGLQGTSPSRFIVVGAGQSAAENVAYLHRRFPEAEVCAVFSRYGYSPADDSAFANRIFDPAAVDEYFAAPEIVKRRLMDYHGNTNYSVVDIDLIDDLYREMYREKVLGTERLRFLNVSRLTGVEETPDKVRATVTSLVTGEESALDADVVVFATGYSPADPLGLLGEAGDLCLRDGEGRVRVERDYRVATDPGLSCGIYLQGGTEHTHGITSSLLSNTAIRVGEILDSLLDRSRKSDSDEARTVADGTGGTAR from the coding sequence ATGTCACAGGTTCTTCCTGGCGACGTACCTCTGGTCCACGACCTCATCGGCATTGGCTTCGGACCCTCCAATGTCGCCATGGCGATCGCACTCAGCGAGCACAACGCACGGGCCGACGGGCAGGAGGCGGTCACGGCTCACTTCTTCGAGCAGCAGCCGAGCTTCGGCTGGCACCGCGGCATGCTGATCGACGACGCGACCATGCAGGTGTCCTTCCTCAAGGACCTGGTGACACTGCGGAACCCCGCCAGTGAGTTCAGCTTCCTCTGCTACCTGAAGAGCAGGGGACGGCTGATCGACTTCATCAACCACAAGAACCTCTTCCCGCTGCGGGTCGAGTTCCACGACTACTTCGAGTGGGCCGCGGCCCAGGTCGAGGACATGGTCTCCTACGGTCACGAGGTCGTCGGCGTAGCGCCCGCCCTGCGCGACGGAGCCGTGGAGTACCTGGAGGTGACGGTCAGGTCCGGGGAGGGACTGGTCGTCCACCGGGCCCGCAACCTCGTCATCGGCACCGGACTGCGTCCCCTCATGCCGGAGAACGTGCGGCGGGGCGACCGCGTCTGGCACAACTCCGAACTGCTGAGGCGGGTCGACGGACTACAGGGCACCTCGCCCTCCCGGTTCATCGTCGTGGGCGCCGGGCAGAGCGCCGCCGAGAACGTCGCCTACCTGCACCGCCGCTTCCCCGAGGCGGAGGTCTGCGCGGTCTTCTCCCGCTACGGCTACAGCCCCGCCGACGACAGCGCCTTCGCCAACCGGATCTTCGATCCCGCGGCGGTCGACGAGTACTTCGCCGCGCCCGAGATCGTCAAACGCCGGCTGATGGACTACCACGGCAACACCAACTACTCCGTGGTGGACATCGACCTGATCGACGACCTGTACCGGGAGATGTACCGGGAGAAGGTGCTCGGCACCGAGCGGCTGCGCTTCCTCAACGTGTCCCGGCTCACCGGCGTCGAGGAGACCCCGGACAAGGTGCGGGCCACCGTCACCTCCCTGGTCACCGGCGAGGAGTCCGCCCTGGACGCGGATGTCGTGGTCTTCGCCACCGGGTACAGCCCCGCCGATCCGCTCGGCCTGCTCGGCGAGGCCGGCGATCTGTGCCTGCGCGACGGCGAGGGCCGGGTGCGCGTCGAGCGGGACTACCGCGTCGCGACGGACCCCGGTCTGAGCTGTGGCATCTACCTTCAGGGCGGCACGGAGCACACGCACGGCATCACGTCCTCCCTGCTGTCCAACACCGCCATCAGGGTCGGCGAGATCCTGGACTCGCTCCTGGACCGGAGCCGCAAGTCCGATTCCGACGAGGCCCGGACGGTCGCCGACGGAACCGGCGGCACCGCCCGCTAG
- a CDS encoding methionyl-tRNA formyltransferase, whose translation MRVVMFGYQTWGHRTLRALLDSEHDVVLVVTHPKSEHAYERIWSDSVADLAEEHGVPVVIRNRPDDEELLARLKDADPDIIVANNWRTWIPPHIFGMPRHGTLNIHDSLLPKYAGFSPLIWALINGESEVGVTAHLMDEELDAGDIVIQRAVPVGPKDTATDLFHRTVDLIAPVTTEALGLIASGQTEFTKQDRSQASFFHKRSAEDIRIDWHWPAEDLERLVRAQSAPYPSAFTFHKGKRLEILSAVVSEGRYGGTPGRIFYREGDGVVIVAGADARTGRNHGLAITRVRTEDGRELTGTEYFTSMGGYLTGRP comes from the coding sequence ATGCGGGTCGTCATGTTCGGCTATCAGACATGGGGGCACCGCACCCTGCGGGCCTTGCTGGATTCCGAGCACGACGTGGTGCTGGTCGTGACGCATCCCAAGAGCGAACACGCCTACGAGCGGATCTGGAGCGACTCGGTCGCCGACCTCGCCGAGGAACACGGCGTCCCGGTCGTCATCCGCAACCGCCCCGACGACGAGGAGCTGTTGGCCCGGCTCAAGGACGCCGATCCGGACATCATCGTCGCCAACAACTGGCGGACCTGGATCCCCCCGCACATCTTCGGCATGCCCCGTCACGGCACCCTCAACATCCACGACTCGCTGCTGCCGAAATACGCCGGCTTCTCCCCGCTGATCTGGGCGCTCATCAACGGCGAGAGCGAAGTCGGCGTCACCGCCCACCTGATGGACGAGGAACTCGACGCCGGGGACATCGTCATCCAGCGGGCGGTCCCGGTCGGGCCGAAGGACACGGCCACCGACCTGTTCCACAGGACCGTCGACCTCATCGCGCCGGTCACCACGGAGGCCCTCGGCCTCATCGCCTCGGGACAGACCGAGTTCACCAAGCAGGACCGTTCGCAGGCCAGCTTCTTCCACAAGCGCTCCGCAGAGGACATCCGCATCGACTGGCACTGGCCCGCCGAGGACCTGGAACGCCTGGTCCGCGCCCAGTCCGCCCCCTATCCGAGCGCCTTCACCTTCCACAAGGGCAAGCGACTGGAGATCCTCTCCGCCGTGGTGTCCGAGGGACGGTACGGCGGCACCCCGGGCCGGATCTTCTACCGCGAGGGCGACGGCGTGGTGATCGTCGCCGGAGCCGACGCCCGCACCGGCCGCAACCACGGCCTGGCCATCACCCGTGTACGGACCGAGGACGGCCGGGAGTTGACCGGGACCGAGTACTTCACCTCCATGGGCGGCTACCTCACCGGTCGTCCCTGA
- a CDS encoding cation:proton antiporter, whose product MTISDAVFAWLGVGALLAAVLPRVVAGRPLSLPLVFLMGGMCVYLLPLPLPVVDPVEDRLLTEHVTEIGVLIALMGAGLALNRPVGRRRWATTWRLLGVTMPLTVLVTALVAWWLLGWPPAAALLLAAVLAPTDPVLASEVRVGEPTEDEHDEDEVRFALTSEAGLNDGLAFPLTYAAVALAAAAGSGWSAGWIGAWVAEDVGYKCAVGVLSGWLSGRLLGWLFFRPRSSALRLSEHREGFVALGATFLSYGVTELVGGYGFLAVFTTACTIRAAERAHGFHKVLHDFVEQIERLFTAAVLFLLGAFIALGGLSALTWQGAVTALVVLLVIRPLSGWAGLLGGRVRGRERWVVAGYGIRGIGSLYYLAYALGQQHFPVPERELWAVVTFTVLVSVVLHGVTAGPVVSRLDRRRTAEAERPGEVRGDVEVGGAHSGRPGETREDADVEVNGARSGRPGETREDADVQVSGAGSGRPEGTHEDGNVEVSGARSGRPGQAGGDGGRGSGTRPGRPGE is encoded by the coding sequence GTGACGATCTCCGATGCCGTGTTCGCGTGGTTGGGCGTGGGGGCGCTGCTCGCGGCGGTGCTGCCCCGAGTGGTGGCCGGACGACCGCTGTCGCTGCCCCTGGTCTTCCTGATGGGCGGCATGTGCGTGTACCTGCTGCCCCTGCCCCTGCCGGTGGTCGATCCGGTGGAGGACCGGCTGCTGACGGAGCACGTCACCGAGATCGGCGTGCTCATCGCGCTGATGGGCGCCGGCCTGGCGCTCAACCGGCCCGTCGGCCGGCGCCGGTGGGCCACGACCTGGCGGTTGCTGGGTGTCACGATGCCGTTGACCGTGCTGGTCACCGCGCTCGTGGCGTGGTGGCTGCTGGGCTGGCCGCCGGCCGCGGCCCTGCTGCTGGCCGCCGTCCTCGCGCCGACCGATCCGGTGCTCGCCTCCGAGGTACGGGTGGGTGAGCCCACCGAGGACGAGCACGACGAGGACGAGGTGCGGTTCGCCCTCACCAGCGAGGCGGGCCTCAACGACGGGCTGGCCTTCCCCCTGACCTACGCGGCGGTGGCCCTGGCCGCCGCCGCGGGCAGCGGCTGGTCGGCCGGCTGGATCGGTGCGTGGGTGGCGGAGGACGTCGGCTACAAGTGCGCGGTCGGGGTGCTGAGCGGATGGCTGAGCGGCCGACTGCTGGGCTGGCTGTTCTTCCGGCCCCGCTCGTCGGCGCTGCGCCTGTCCGAACACCGCGAGGGCTTCGTCGCGCTGGGCGCCACGTTCCTGTCGTACGGGGTGACCGAGCTGGTGGGGGGCTACGGCTTCCTCGCCGTGTTCACCACCGCCTGCACGATCCGCGCGGCCGAGCGTGCCCACGGTTTCCACAAGGTCCTGCACGACTTCGTCGAGCAGATCGAGCGCCTGTTCACCGCGGCGGTGCTGTTCCTGCTGGGCGCCTTCATCGCGCTGGGCGGCCTGTCCGCGCTGACCTGGCAGGGTGCCGTCACCGCGCTGGTGGTGCTGCTGGTGATCCGGCCGCTGTCCGGGTGGGCCGGGCTGCTCGGGGGCCGGGTGCGGGGCCGGGAGCGTTGGGTGGTCGCGGGCTACGGCATCCGGGGCATCGGTTCGCTGTACTACCTCGCCTACGCGCTGGGACAGCAGCACTTCCCGGTGCCCGAGCGGGAGCTGTGGGCGGTGGTGACGTTCACCGTCCTGGTCTCGGTCGTGCTGCACGGCGTCACGGCGGGGCCGGTCGTCTCCCGACTCGACCGGCGCCGCACGGCCGAAGCCGAGCGTCCGGGGGAGGTGCGCGGAGACGTGGAGGTGGGCGGTGCGCATTCCGGTCGGCCCGGGGAAACACGCGAGGACGCGGACGTCGAGGTGAACGGTGCGCGTTCCGGTCGGCCGGGGGAAACACGCGAAGACGCGGACGTCCAGGTGAGCGGTGCGGGTTCCGGGCGGCCGGAGGGAACACACGAAGACGGAAACGTCGAGGTGAGCGGTGCGCGTTCCGGGCGGCCGGGGCAGGCGGGCGGAGACGGCGGCAGGGGCAGCGGTACGCGGCCCGGTCGGCCGGGGGAGTGA
- a CDS encoding Vms1/Ankzf1 family peptidyl-tRNA hydrolase, translated as MTQLLELCSQDPVCLVAYIERTGADFELRAAGGPQDAGHVEGQQRPVHRTASADWSERHFQLKVENTWEHNVGAIAEALRAERPDLRTRRRRAAPGGRRHRGRRTDRSAVGRGRLRRSGRRPRRTAALDVRADPGVTTEHAPEHAPEHAPERGAPATWQPDRPG; from the coding sequence TTGACGCAGCTGCTGGAGCTGTGCAGCCAGGACCCGGTCTGCCTCGTGGCGTACATCGAACGCACCGGCGCCGACTTCGAGCTCCGTGCGGCGGGCGGCCCGCAGGATGCCGGCCACGTCGAGGGCCAGCAGCGGCCGGTGCACCGTACGGCCTCCGCGGACTGGTCCGAGCGGCACTTCCAGCTCAAGGTCGAGAACACCTGGGAGCACAACGTCGGCGCGATCGCCGAGGCGCTGCGCGCGGAACGACCCGATCTCCGCACGCGCCGACGACGCGCTGCTCCGGGCGGCCGCCGCCACCGCGGCCGACGTACTGATCGTTCCGCCGTCGGACGAGGACGGCTCCGACGTTCCGGCAGGCGGCCTCGGCGCACTGCTGCGCTGGACGTACGAGCCGACCCCGGCGTGACGACGGAGCACGCACCGGAACACGCACCGGAACACGCACCGGAACGCGGTGCGCCGGCCACCTGGCAACCGGACAGGCCGGGTTGA